A section of the Saccharopolyspora gregorii genome encodes:
- a CDS encoding SRPBCC family protein, with protein MTDVDEVSLRIEAAPEKVWDLLADITRMPEWSPDLWRCSWRGKVREPVAGARFIGFNKTGFPTPNVIESAERGREFSFRTTAHDTVWRYLLTPDGDGTVVTEQRDTSKSKKFVVNTLNRLAGGEEKLAASFRGGMEKTLQRLKATAEA; from the coding sequence ATGACCGACGTGGACGAGGTGTCCTTGCGCATCGAGGCGGCCCCGGAGAAGGTCTGGGACCTGCTCGCCGACATCACCCGGATGCCGGAGTGGAGTCCGGACCTGTGGCGCTGCAGCTGGCGCGGGAAGGTGCGGGAACCCGTCGCCGGGGCCAGGTTCATCGGCTTCAACAAGACCGGCTTCCCGACGCCGAACGTCATCGAGAGCGCCGAACGCGGCCGCGAGTTCTCCTTCCGCACCACCGCGCACGACACCGTGTGGCGCTACCTGCTCACCCCGGACGGGGACGGCACTGTGGTGACCGAGCAGCGCGACACCTCGAAGAGCAAGAAGTTCGTGGTGAACACGCTCAACCGGCTCGCCGGGGGCGAGGAGAAGCTCGCCGCCTCGTTCCGGGGCGGGATGGAGAAGACGCTGCAGCGGCTCAAGGCCACCGCGGAGGCGTGA
- a CDS encoding peptidyl-tRNA hydrolase — translation MPDVLDPLLTRYASWLAMPTEATADTSDEDPDEVVLMPMVLRIERGTPPGRTALLEAAASAALAVCLDERAEPGGEWHEQLHRWTSGRIRKVSRRARGAHWAAVQDLPGRTVEVDGAEVRAFLPSRVADMPKELTRLQISGSELDADEPGPPRPDAPVLWLNPHVPMSAGKSAAQVGHATMFLAALLNGEGRADEVARWSAAGLPCSVRTADPATWARLLPGDDAEKAWRRDGVAAVRDAGFTEVDPGTVTVLGQWR, via the coding sequence GTGCCCGACGTGCTCGACCCCCTGCTCACCCGCTACGCCTCCTGGCTGGCGATGCCCACCGAAGCGACCGCGGACACCTCCGACGAGGACCCGGACGAGGTCGTGCTGATGCCGATGGTGCTGCGCATCGAACGCGGCACCCCGCCCGGCCGCACCGCGCTGCTGGAGGCGGCGGCCTCCGCCGCGCTCGCGGTGTGCCTGGACGAGCGGGCCGAGCCCGGCGGGGAGTGGCACGAGCAGCTGCACCGCTGGACCTCCGGCCGCATCCGCAAGGTGTCCCGGCGGGCCCGGGGCGCGCACTGGGCCGCCGTGCAGGACCTCCCCGGCCGCACCGTCGAGGTGGACGGCGCCGAGGTGCGGGCGTTCCTGCCCTCGCGCGTCGCCGACATGCCGAAGGAGCTCACCCGGCTGCAGATCTCCGGCAGCGAACTCGACGCCGACGAACCGGGCCCGCCGCGCCCGGACGCGCCGGTGCTGTGGCTGAACCCGCACGTGCCGATGAGCGCGGGCAAGTCCGCCGCGCAGGTCGGGCACGCCACCATGTTCCTCGCCGCGCTGCTGAACGGCGAAGGCCGCGCCGACGAGGTGGCACGCTGGTCGGCGGCCGGCCTGCCCTGCTCGGTGCGGACCGCGGACCCGGCGACCTGGGCGCGGCTGCTGCCCGGTGACGACGCGGAGAAGGCGTGGCGCCGCGACGGCGTGGCCGCGGTCCGCGACGCCGGGTTCACCGAGGTCGACCCGGGCACCGTGACCGTCCTCGGGCAGTGGCGCTGA
- a CDS encoding TIGR03619 family F420-dependent LLM class oxidoreductase codes for MRHGIVLFTSDRGITPGQAAQAAEQAGFDTFYVPEHTHIPIKRTAAHPGTGGADLPDDRYLRTLDPWVSLSSAAALTTRIELATAVALPVESDPIALAKTIASLDLLSGGRVVLGAGFGWNTDELADHQVPAHRRRTALREHLEAMRALWTEEEAEYSGEFVRFGPSWAYPKPSRIPVLIGAGAGPKTFAWIAAHADGWITTPADTDVPGGADRLRTAWAEAGRAGAPEIRVLATRKPTPDLLAEWADCGVAEAIWGLPDAPADDVRSYLARHAERLGIGRS; via the coding sequence TTGCGCCACGGCATCGTGCTGTTCACCAGCGATCGCGGGATCACCCCGGGCCAGGCCGCGCAGGCGGCCGAGCAGGCCGGGTTCGACACCTTCTACGTCCCCGAGCACACCCACATCCCGATCAAGCGCACCGCCGCGCACCCCGGCACCGGCGGCGCCGACCTGCCCGACGACCGCTACCTGCGCACCCTGGACCCGTGGGTGAGCCTGAGCTCGGCCGCCGCGCTCACCACCCGGATCGAGCTGGCCACGGCGGTGGCGCTGCCCGTCGAATCCGACCCCATCGCGCTCGCCAAGACGATCGCCTCGCTCGACCTGCTCTCCGGCGGCCGGGTCGTGCTGGGAGCCGGGTTCGGCTGGAACACCGACGAGCTCGCCGACCACCAGGTGCCCGCGCACCGGCGCCGGACCGCGCTGCGCGAGCACCTGGAGGCGATGCGCGCGCTGTGGACCGAGGAGGAGGCCGAGTACTCCGGCGAGTTCGTGCGCTTCGGGCCGTCGTGGGCCTACCCGAAACCGTCCCGCATCCCGGTGCTGATCGGGGCGGGCGCCGGGCCGAAGACCTTCGCGTGGATCGCCGCGCACGCCGACGGCTGGATCACCACCCCCGCCGACACCGACGTGCCCGGCGGTGCGGACCGGTTGCGGACGGCCTGGGCCGAGGCGGGCCGGGCGGGCGCACCGGAGATCCGCGTGCTGGCCACCCGGAAGCCCACGCCGGACCTGCTCGCGGAATGGGCCGACTGCGGTGTCGCGGAAGCGATCTGGGGCCTGCCCGACGCGCCCGCCGACGACGTGCGGAGCTACTTGGCGCGGCACGCCGAACGGCTCGGCATCGGGCGGTCCTGA